The following are from one region of the Acidobacteriota bacterium genome:
- a CDS encoding DUF1624 domain-containing protein — protein MPKPPGSRLAWIDWMRGLACLLMFQTHCYDSWLGGDAREGDFLMYSQLGGTLPAPLFLFLAGISFALVADKLVRKNVAAGEITRIMLRRGAEVFAFGILFRLQEYLISWGWAPWTDLLRVDVLNMIGISMMLMALACGVAVHFADPEQRRSRLIGTAVAAAAFIALLAPPLWTNWRPAWLPWPIESYVNGVHNLGAPQPWLFPVFPWTAFAFAGLATGFVLFSDWGRDHAARLLAICGSAGIGMIAVAWWFDHSPVQIYSVYDYWHTSPNFLLMRVGLLLIIAFLSYAWCRWGLGARGFSPLIQLGQTSLLVYWVHIEFVYGRVSILPKRSNDIRTASIGMLVIFLMMLALSMLRTRIDWKAVLHRPKKGLSS, from the coding sequence GTGCCAAAGCCCCCTGGCTCCCGCCTCGCATGGATCGATTGGATGCGCGGCCTCGCTTGTTTACTGATGTTTCAGACGCATTGTTACGATTCCTGGCTTGGCGGAGACGCTCGCGAGGGCGATTTTCTGATGTACTCGCAGCTTGGTGGGACGCTTCCGGCTCCGCTCTTTCTCTTCCTTGCGGGTATTTCATTCGCACTCGTCGCTGACAAACTGGTTCGCAAGAATGTCGCTGCGGGAGAGATCACTCGCATCATGTTGCGCCGTGGTGCCGAAGTGTTTGCTTTCGGAATTCTCTTCCGCTTGCAGGAATATCTGATTTCCTGGGGCTGGGCGCCATGGACGGATTTGCTGCGCGTTGACGTCCTCAACATGATCGGAATTTCCATGATGTTGATGGCGCTCGCCTGCGGAGTCGCGGTTCATTTTGCCGATCCGGAGCAGCGCCGATCTCGTTTGATAGGGACGGCCGTGGCAGCCGCAGCTTTCATTGCTTTGCTGGCGCCTCCGCTCTGGACGAACTGGCGCCCCGCATGGCTTCCGTGGCCGATCGAATCCTATGTGAACGGCGTGCACAATCTGGGCGCACCCCAACCTTGGCTATTCCCCGTTTTTCCTTGGACGGCCTTTGCCTTCGCCGGCCTCGCAACCGGATTCGTTCTGTTCAGCGACTGGGGCCGCGACCATGCAGCCAGGCTTCTCGCGATCTGCGGGAGCGCGGGCATCGGCATGATTGCCGTCGCATGGTGGTTCGACCATTCCCCCGTGCAGATCTACTCGGTGTACGACTACTGGCATACCAGTCCCAATTTCCTCCTGATGCGCGTAGGTCTTCTGCTCATAATTGCGTTTCTGAGTTACGCGTGGTGCCGCTGGGGGCTGGGAGCGCGAGGGTTCAGTCCGTTGATCCAACTGGGTCAAACTTCCCTGCTTGTTTACTGGGTTCACATCGAGTTCGTCTACGGGCGAGTTTCGATCTTGCCGAAAAGATCAAACGATATTCGGACGGCTTCCATCGGGATGCTGGTGATTTTTCTCATGATGCTGGCGTTGTCGATGCTGCGGACACGGATTGACTGGAAAGCGGTGCTGCATCGCCCGAAAAAAGGCTTGTCATCCTGA
- a CDS encoding tetratricopeptide repeat protein — protein sequence MRASIFAGTPAMTHCLTFGSALASFLAIVFSAAPVCAKDEPKWQEVHTAHFNVLTDAGEKRGREVALRMEQMRSLFGQLLMRDKLKMPLPITVVALKSDKYFGLVAPTKQNMAKGFYVPGSDQVYIVLNLFEPDPWRAIAHPLAHYLMNYNYPPAQGWFDEGFAEYFGSLRIDNKGVDIGGDPEMTSEWYEDAFENLTRNPNTPQSLTQLVSSPVWLSMVDLFAMKHDGSGAREGTHHTLYYAQAWMTVHYLINKNKLPETGVYFDLVLNQKVPVDKAIVQAFDLTPATLEEAVKAHFRSLSNLGVALDRSKQPNVETSNADVSQPLHMPAPFGEDEIGMTVGEVTDVEARAVIGDVMARIPERRDQALQELQQLTDDPKDNETARRAIAWDHISQKKFDQAVDELDRATALNPRDPWTWYYRAVLKYRQAEETHREMQGLANMMQDLRAVLDWYPEFAEAYNMLGMARVEGGGINSALEAQRLAVSLSPRNLEYQFNLGQIYVAAKKWDPARDLFTRLKTSGDPRVATAAKRQLDDLASLQKYGIRPQRAGETRTPDGAASTPAAVSSSGSDDDDDAPPKPAPPKPGTTGPVQHMKGKLVASDCSKPPDAVITFLVGMKTYKMHTSDYKTMLVIGEDQFSCDWRNRIASVNYRAVGTNGGELVSVEVQ from the coding sequence ATGCGTGCTAGCATTTTCGCAGGCACTCCCGCCATGACGCACTGTCTCACCTTCGGTTCGGCCCTGGCTTCCTTTCTGGCGATCGTTTTTTCTGCCGCCCCCGTCTGCGCGAAGGATGAACCAAAGTGGCAGGAAGTTCACACGGCGCATTTCAATGTATTGACCGATGCCGGCGAGAAACGTGGCCGTGAAGTGGCGCTGCGCATGGAACAGATGCGCTCTCTCTTTGGACAATTGTTGATGCGGGACAAATTGAAAATGCCGCTGCCCATTACTGTGGTGGCTTTGAAGAGCGACAAGTATTTTGGGCTGGTCGCTCCCACGAAACAAAATATGGCGAAGGGCTTTTACGTGCCTGGGAGCGATCAGGTTTACATCGTATTGAATCTTTTCGAGCCCGATCCATGGCGGGCGATTGCGCATCCCCTGGCGCACTACCTGATGAATTACAACTACCCGCCGGCGCAAGGATGGTTCGACGAGGGGTTCGCGGAATATTTTGGTTCACTCAGAATCGACAACAAGGGCGTGGACATAGGCGGCGATCCCGAAATGACGTCCGAATGGTATGAAGACGCTTTCGAGAATCTGACGCGCAATCCCAATACACCACAGTCCCTCACCCAACTCGTCAGTTCGCCCGTGTGGCTGAGCATGGTCGATCTCTTCGCCATGAAGCATGATGGATCGGGCGCGCGAGAGGGAACTCACCACACCCTCTACTACGCGCAGGCGTGGATGACGGTCCACTACCTGATCAACAAGAACAAGCTGCCGGAAACCGGCGTGTATTTTGATCTCGTTTTGAATCAGAAAGTGCCCGTAGACAAGGCGATCGTACAGGCTTTTGATCTGACTCCTGCGACGCTAGAGGAAGCTGTCAAGGCGCATTTTCGTTCTCTGAGCAATTTGGGTGTCGCGCTGGATCGCTCGAAGCAGCCGAACGTTGAAACGTCCAATGCCGATGTGTCGCAGCCCCTTCATATGCCGGCCCCGTTTGGCGAAGATGAGATTGGAATGACCGTCGGTGAAGTCACTGACGTCGAGGCGCGCGCGGTGATCGGAGACGTAATGGCTCGGATTCCAGAGCGCCGTGATCAGGCATTGCAGGAATTGCAGCAACTCACGGACGATCCGAAAGACAATGAAACCGCTCGCCGGGCGATCGCGTGGGATCACATTTCACAAAAGAAATTCGATCAGGCCGTGGACGAACTCGACCGGGCGACAGCACTCAATCCGCGCGACCCATGGACCTGGTACTACCGCGCCGTTCTAAAGTATCGCCAGGCGGAAGAAACACATCGTGAAATGCAGGGTCTCGCCAACATGATGCAGGACCTGCGCGCGGTTCTGGACTGGTATCCGGAGTTCGCCGAAGCCTACAACATGCTGGGTATGGCGAGAGTGGAAGGTGGGGGTATTAATTCCGCGCTGGAGGCGCAACGATTGGCGGTTTCGCTTTCGCCTCGTAATCTTGAATATCAATTCAATCTGGGTCAGATCTACGTGGCGGCAAAAAAATGGGATCCCGCCCGAGACCTTTTCACGAGGCTAAAGACCTCGGGAGATCCGCGCGTGGCGACAGCCGCGAAACGTCAACTTGATGATTTAGCGTCTCTGCAGAAATATGGAATTCGTCCGCAACGTGCCGGCGAGACTCGGACGCCGGATGGAGCCGCCAGCACCCCTGCCGCCGTGAGTAGTTCCGGCAGTGATGACGACGATGACGCACCTCCGAAACCAGCTCCTCCCAAGCCCGGTACGACGGGACCGGTACAGCACATGAAAGGCAAATTGGTCGCGAGCGACTGCTCAAAACCTCCCGACGCGGTGATTACATTTCTGGTCGGAATGAAGACGTACAAGATGCATACCTCCGACTACAAGACCATGCTGGTAATTGGCGAAGATCAGTTCTCGTGTGATTGGCGAAACCGCATTGCATCCGTGAACTACCGCGCAGTGGGCACGAACGGTGGGGAACTGGTCTCGGTGGAAGTGCAATAG
- a CDS encoding oxidoreductase, producing MRSLTIVIFLSAYAVAQRWVVQTTGVDTNLRGMSAQYASVDGKRAVILWAAGSNGVLLRSNDGGANWKQLNIPGGTDLDFRDVEGFGANTAYVMSSGEKGKSRIYKTTDSGANWKMQYSDERPGFFLDALACDSELHCVALSDPVDGKFLVVSTNDGEHWNELPRDQMPAALAGEGGFAGSGTTIALCGHGDIVFGTGGGRVVRVIHSSDRSHSWKATETPLASNNPSSGIFSITCSGKSIVAVGGDYKEPASAKQGAIYSNDFGVTWHLSESEAGGYRSAVAYGPHRTLVAVGPNGSDISTDGGRHWKTFDHQPFNAAIFSHNSGWAAGPKGTIAILKTGEK from the coding sequence GTGCGCTCCCTAACGATCGTAATTTTCCTGTCGGCCTATGCCGTCGCTCAACGCTGGGTAGTGCAGACCACCGGCGTGGATACCAACCTGCGCGGGATGAGCGCCCAGTACGCCTCCGTCGATGGAAAGCGTGCGGTAATCCTTTGGGCAGCGGGATCCAACGGCGTTCTGTTGCGTTCGAACGACGGAGGCGCAAACTGGAAACAACTGAACATACCCGGGGGCACTGATCTCGACTTTCGCGACGTCGAAGGCTTCGGCGCTAACACGGCATACGTGATGTCGAGCGGTGAAAAAGGCAAGTCCCGCATCTACAAAACAACGGATAGTGGCGCAAATTGGAAGATGCAATATTCTGACGAACGTCCGGGGTTTTTCCTCGATGCACTTGCCTGCGATTCGGAACTTCATTGCGTCGCTCTCAGCGATCCGGTGGATGGAAAGTTTCTGGTTGTGAGCACGAACGATGGCGAACACTGGAACGAGTTGCCGCGTGATCAAATGCCTGCTGCCCTGGCCGGCGAAGGTGGATTCGCTGGCAGCGGCACTACGATCGCACTCTGCGGTCATGGCGACATCGTCTTCGGCACCGGGGGAGGACGAGTCGTGCGCGTCATTCACTCCTCCGATCGAAGCCACTCCTGGAAGGCCACGGAAACTCCATTAGCCAGCAACAATCCTTCCAGTGGGATCTTCAGTATTACGTGCAGCGGAAAGTCCATTGTGGCGGTGGGCGGAGACTACAAAGAACCGGCTTCTGCGAAACAAGGTGCAATCTATTCAAACGATTTTGGCGTAACTTGGCACTTATCTGAGTCTGAGGCTGGAGGCTACCGATCTGCGGTTGCCTATGGCCCTCATCGAACTCTCGTGGCGGTCGGCCCGAATGGCAGCGACATCTCAACCGATGGCGGCAGACATTGGAAGACATTCGACCACCAACCCTTCAACGCTGCCATCTTTTCGCACAATTCGGGCTGGGCCGCCGGACCGAAGGGAACCATCGCGATATTAAAGACCGGCGAGAAGTGA
- a CDS encoding GMC family oxidoreductase encodes MPAKSKTSFDVLVVGSGASGGWACKRLAEAGLKVALLEAGRPQSDANFSEHKPAFALKYRNLAPETLRKTRPVQSKFDVCNEYTHDWFVNDIEEPYTTPKDKPFDWMGRVRMTGGRTNVWGRVSLRFSESDFKAASQDGYGEDWPLGYKDLSPYYDLVEKYVGVTGMAEGLEHLPDGQFQPPMPLTCHESSFRDRVKEKMGRTVTLARAANLTRPLNGRGACHYCGPCERGCVTHSYFNSAFTTVADAVASGNCTLITNAMVHKVLMDPENNRARGVLYVDRQTRQPHEVTARVVILCAQAQESVRILFNSETSQHPGGLGNSSGVLGHYLTAHVRSGGGSGNFPALGEKPSRGGPIRPTGIYVARFRNLKGQPPQKKFLRGFGYEGESSLDFNWGAAGFGDAYKKSLLEPRAALEITGFGEVLPRWDNFVEIDPAVKDVYGIPVLKIHMSDGENERAMIQDMGDSAGEMLEAAGATNIKTYANPSAPRWALHEAGMARMGSDPKKSVLNQFQQTHDIKNLFVMDASGFTSNPCQNPTLTIMALCVRSCDYVMQELKQGA; translated from the coding sequence ATGCCTGCGAAGAGCAAAACGTCGTTTGATGTACTGGTGGTTGGGTCGGGAGCATCCGGCGGCTGGGCGTGCAAACGTCTCGCGGAAGCCGGATTGAAAGTTGCGCTGCTGGAGGCCGGGCGTCCGCAGAGTGACGCCAATTTTTCGGAACACAAGCCGGCCTTTGCGTTGAAATATCGCAATCTCGCGCCGGAGACTCTCCGCAAGACGCGCCCGGTTCAATCGAAATTCGACGTCTGCAACGAATACACCCACGACTGGTTCGTGAACGATATCGAAGAGCCCTACACCACGCCCAAGGACAAACCATTTGACTGGATGGGCCGTGTGCGCATGACGGGTGGTCGTACGAATGTCTGGGGCCGCGTCAGCCTGCGTTTTAGCGAATCGGATTTCAAGGCCGCCTCGCAGGACGGCTACGGCGAAGATTGGCCGCTGGGATACAAGGATCTTTCCCCGTATTACGATCTGGTTGAAAAATATGTCGGCGTAACCGGCATGGCCGAGGGACTAGAGCACCTGCCGGACGGCCAGTTTCAGCCTCCCATGCCTCTCACGTGTCACGAATCTTCCTTTCGGGATCGCGTGAAAGAAAAAATGGGCCGCACGGTAACGCTGGCACGCGCTGCCAATCTGACTCGTCCGCTCAATGGACGCGGTGCGTGTCACTACTGTGGTCCGTGCGAACGCGGCTGCGTGACTCACTCCTACTTCAACTCCGCGTTCACGACCGTAGCCGACGCAGTTGCGTCGGGCAATTGCACTCTGATTACAAACGCCATGGTCCACAAAGTCCTCATGGACCCGGAGAATAATCGCGCGCGCGGCGTGCTCTACGTCGATCGCCAGACTCGGCAACCCCACGAAGTCACCGCGCGGGTGGTGATTCTCTGTGCGCAGGCGCAGGAATCGGTTCGCATTCTTTTCAATTCCGAAACGTCGCAACATCCAGGGGGCCTGGGCAATTCCAGCGGCGTGCTCGGACATTATCTGACCGCGCATGTCCGTAGCGGTGGCGGCAGTGGCAACTTCCCTGCTCTGGGAGAAAAGCCGTCGCGTGGTGGGCCGATCAGGCCAACCGGAATTTATGTTGCGCGTTTCCGGAATCTCAAAGGTCAGCCTCCTCAAAAGAAATTTCTGCGCGGCTTTGGATACGAGGGCGAATCAAGCCTGGACTTCAATTGGGGCGCGGCCGGATTCGGGGACGCCTACAAGAAGTCGCTTCTGGAGCCGCGCGCAGCGCTGGAAATCACCGGTTTCGGCGAAGTGCTACCGCGCTGGGACAACTTCGTTGAAATTGATCCGGCGGTGAAGGACGTCTACGGAATCCCCGTGCTCAAGATCCACATGTCCGATGGCGAAAATGAGCGGGCGATGATCCAGGATATGGGCGATTCTGCGGGCGAGATGCTCGAGGCCGCGGGCGCGACCAATATCAAGACCTACGCCAACCCGTCCGCACCCCGATGGGCACTGCATGAAGCCGGCATGGCGCGCATGGGTTCTGATCCGAAGAAATCCGTGCTCAACCAGTTTCAGCAGACCCATGACATCAAGAATCTTTTTGTGATGGACGCTTCCGGCTTTACATCGAATCCTTGTCAGAATCCCACACTGACGATCATGGCACTATGCGTGCGCTCTTGCGACTACGTGATGCAGGAACTGAAACAGGGCGCGTGA
- a CDS encoding gluconate 2-dehydrogenase subunit 3 family protein: MITEIQKLTRREMVEKLFAGIAAGAVWPVVASSHPLHALLKDGGTLDRADAVDHAADWKPLFLNAQQNQTLVDLAETIVPGSTKAQVNRFIDLLLSVDTKESGEKFLASLATIQTASQEKFTRGFGQLTASEKEQLLTSVSADPVQQKHFEDLKEWISLAYYSSEEGMRELGWTSQHAFRTFPECTS, encoded by the coding sequence ATGATAACGGAAATCCAGAAATTGACGCGACGCGAGATGGTGGAGAAGCTCTTCGCAGGCATTGCCGCCGGAGCTGTCTGGCCGGTCGTTGCATCGTCGCACCCGCTGCACGCGCTTCTGAAGGATGGCGGTACGCTCGACCGCGCCGATGCGGTCGATCACGCGGCGGATTGGAAGCCCCTGTTCTTGAATGCTCAACAGAACCAGACGCTGGTCGACCTTGCGGAAACCATCGTGCCCGGGTCCACCAAGGCGCAAGTGAACCGGTTCATCGATCTTCTCCTGAGCGTCGACACAAAGGAAAGCGGGGAGAAGTTTCTCGCGTCACTCGCCACGATACAAACCGCGAGCCAGGAGAAGTTCACGCGTGGGTTCGGTCAGTTGACGGCAAGCGAAAAAGAGCAACTGCTCACCAGCGTCTCAGCTGACCCGGTGCAGCAGAAGCATTTTGAGGATCTGAAAGAATGGATATCGCTGGCGTATTACTCGTCTGAAGAAGGAATGCGGGAATTGGGTTGGACCAGCCAACACGCTTTCCGGACCTTCCCTGAATGCACTTCATAA
- a CDS encoding lipid-binding SYLF domain-containing protein yields MKKVISMLTMCVLTLMGTYAWAGSAREDTVARLQSSVDVLHAVMAAPDKGIPEEVLSNAKCIMVVPDLIKGGFIFGGKHGRGVASCRTSDAWSAPAFVSIGGGSWGLQIGVEGVDLVMLVMNDRGLQHLLSSKFALSGEGSVAAGPVGRHASAGTDWKMNTEMLTYSRSKGVFAGLTLEGAVIEQDNDSTRAIYGKNMRFRNILSGKVPTPQSAEAFMHAVSNAGQQAKTAELNDQK; encoded by the coding sequence ATGAAAAAAGTAATCTCTATGCTGACGATGTGTGTCCTGACCCTGATGGGAACCTACGCCTGGGCGGGTTCGGCCCGCGAGGACACGGTGGCTCGGCTGCAATCGTCGGTCGACGTCCTGCACGCAGTGATGGCCGCGCCGGACAAAGGTATTCCCGAAGAAGTTCTGAGCAATGCAAAGTGCATCATGGTGGTACCCGACCTGATCAAAGGCGGCTTCATTTTTGGTGGCAAACACGGGCGCGGCGTCGCATCGTGCCGTACGTCTGACGCCTGGAGCGCACCCGCATTCGTCTCCATCGGGGGCGGGAGTTGGGGACTGCAGATTGGCGTTGAAGGCGTAGACCTGGTCATGCTGGTCATGAATGACCGCGGCCTTCAGCATTTGCTTTCCAGCAAGTTCGCGCTCAGCGGTGAAGGATCGGTCGCAGCAGGCCCAGTTGGACGTCATGCTTCCGCCGGCACCGACTGGAAGATGAACACGGAGATGCTGACCTACTCGCGCTCGAAGGGCGTGTTCGCCGGCCTGACCCTGGAAGGTGCCGTGATCGAACAGGACAACGACTCAACGCGCGCGATCTATGGCAAGAACATGCGGTTCCGCAACATTCTTTCGGGCAAAGTCCCAACGCCCCAAAGTGCGGAAGCCTTCATGCATGCGGTTTCAAACGCCGGACAACAGGCGAAGACTGCGGAACTAAACGACCAGAAGTAG
- a CDS encoding lmo0937 family membrane protein encodes MLWTIFVVLGILWLLGFSLHVGGSLIHLLLVIALVVLIVNLLSGRRSAS; translated from the coding sequence ATGCTTTGGACAATTTTCGTAGTGTTGGGAATATTGTGGTTACTCGGTTTTAGTCTGCACGTGGGTGGAAGCCTGATTCACCTGTTGCTGGTGATCGCTTTGGTGGTCCTGATCGTAAACCTGTTGAGTGGCCGCCGAAGCGCCAGTTGA
- a CDS encoding PAS domain S-box protein gives MSERNAELTWKRGWDPYVLALGILLVATLSVDSITLFSASSRQFYRDYLSLIPLIILVNVALAGNVRHAKLRQEQRFWTWLLASNVVYLGAEIAFAVFRHATGRFSGNLLVTILGLACPLCALIASEQRQDAGVDLAGSESRLPVRQAGYWLLGSVLFAYFDLIPAEMGAVQPGQFVPAWVAYLVLDLVVAFRYLALWLRCPSRPWKAIYGLIALASGLWCLSDTLNVLGEAHVLEMGSGTWMDVTFLLPLIPMLLSTRIRTAASASEADVPRSRSAPVETVTLTPSGLLLFLLPAMHICLGIFSPTPYRLEAARGILVALMMVVLYLLARNERKALNRLRVVADKKRSEAEQLFDLIFENAPDAYYLNDLKGTFVDGNRAAEQLIGYSREELIGKNFTTCGLLSGPHLCKVATLMAKNTLGVNIETGEEIVLNRKDGTPIEVEITAFPVEVDGRTLVLGIARDISHRKRLEEERLSLNEQLEIRLEQQTAELRKAEARFRMLVEQSLAGIYLLEGKEGRVSYVNPRAAEIFGFTQEEMVGQRAVDIVTEQDRPMMEENIRRRIDGVEPSIRATYRCRHKNGSLLDVEVHGARTDFDGRPAILGVAIDITEPKRVERALREAEEKYHEIFDNAVVGIFQTTPDGHYISANYALATMYGYTSPEELMSIVQDIEHQEYVDPRRRRQLMQLLERDGIVRDFAFEIYRKDGSHGWVSENSRAVRDASGNILYYEGTQEDITDRKLLERQLLASQKLEATGLLAGGIAHDFNNILNIVMGYAQLLLDPDASPALAHKGLTNILETSKRGAALTQQLLAFGRKQTLQLRAIDLTRTLSEVHEILGRVMGEDIKIVTEAHLPGAAIMADLNQIERMLINLAINAREAMPEGGRFVMQIDKANGEEIQLRSESGDPQRDYVHLTVSDTGCGMDAETLNHIFQPFFTTKPRGKGTGLGLAQVYGIVMQCNGSISATSQLGQGTAFHIYFPMVDAVPEARQRETVIPAVDGSGTILLVEDENLLRELIRIYLENSGFHVLEADTPAHALEVAGTYGKPIDLLVTDVIMPGMNGRQLAEAMMATHPALKVVYMSGYSDDKLALAGIRDSETTLVQKPFALEELASKIRQKVAEVPGWDTDFNSKSA, from the coding sequence ATGAGCGAACGCAACGCAGAGCTGACCTGGAAGCGTGGGTGGGATCCCTACGTCCTGGCTCTGGGAATTTTGCTTGTCGCGACCCTGAGTGTTGATTCCATCACTCTTTTTTCTGCATCAAGCCGGCAATTCTACAGGGACTATCTTTCCCTCATACCGCTCATCATTCTGGTTAACGTTGCACTGGCAGGCAATGTTCGCCACGCGAAACTGCGCCAGGAGCAACGCTTCTGGACTTGGCTTTTGGCAAGCAATGTCGTGTACCTGGGTGCAGAAATTGCCTTCGCGGTTTTTCGGCACGCAACCGGCCGATTCTCAGGCAATCTACTGGTCACGATCCTCGGCCTTGCCTGTCCGTTGTGCGCGCTGATCGCCTCCGAGCAGCGCCAGGATGCTGGAGTTGACCTTGCGGGGAGTGAATCGCGGTTGCCCGTAAGGCAGGCGGGATATTGGCTTCTGGGCTCCGTACTCTTCGCTTACTTCGATTTGATTCCTGCCGAAATGGGCGCGGTTCAACCGGGGCAGTTTGTCCCGGCTTGGGTAGCGTACCTGGTCCTGGATCTGGTAGTTGCGTTTCGTTACCTCGCACTGTGGCTGAGATGCCCCTCGCGGCCCTGGAAAGCCATCTACGGATTGATCGCCCTGGCATCGGGTTTGTGGTGTCTCTCAGACACCCTGAATGTGCTTGGCGAAGCGCACGTGCTGGAAATGGGATCCGGTACCTGGATGGATGTCACGTTCTTGCTTCCCTTGATCCCAATGCTTCTGTCCACGCGCATCCGCACTGCAGCATCCGCCTCCGAGGCCGACGTACCACGGTCCCGCTCTGCTCCAGTGGAAACCGTCACCTTAACGCCGAGCGGGCTTCTCTTGTTTCTGCTGCCGGCCATGCATATCTGCCTGGGGATTTTCAGCCCGACACCGTACCGATTGGAGGCAGCACGCGGAATTCTGGTTGCCCTGATGATGGTGGTGCTCTACCTGTTGGCGAGAAACGAGAGAAAGGCACTCAATCGATTGCGTGTGGTCGCCGACAAGAAACGAAGTGAAGCCGAGCAGCTGTTTGATCTGATCTTTGAGAACGCTCCTGATGCCTACTACCTGAACGACCTGAAAGGAACCTTCGTCGACGGCAACCGTGCCGCAGAGCAACTGATCGGGTATTCGCGAGAAGAATTGATCGGCAAGAACTTCACCACCTGTGGACTTCTCTCCGGTCCGCACCTCTGCAAGGTGGCGACATTGATGGCGAAAAACACTCTCGGTGTAAACATTGAAACGGGAGAAGAAATCGTACTGAATCGAAAAGATGGGACGCCGATCGAAGTTGAAATTACTGCCTTCCCCGTCGAGGTAGATGGACGAACGCTGGTGTTGGGAATCGCGCGCGACATCAGCCACAGAAAGCGGTTGGAAGAAGAGAGACTGAGTCTCAACGAGCAACTTGAAATCAGGTTGGAGCAACAGACCGCAGAATTGAGAAAGGCCGAAGCGCGTTTTCGCATGTTGGTGGAACAATCCCTGGCCGGCATCTATCTATTGGAGGGAAAAGAAGGCCGCGTGAGCTACGTCAATCCCAGGGCGGCGGAGATTTTCGGCTTTACGCAGGAGGAGATGGTGGGCCAGCGGGCCGTAGACATCGTCACGGAACAAGACCGCCCGATGATGGAGGAGAACATTCGCAGGCGCATCGACGGCGTTGAGCCGAGCATCCGCGCCACGTATCGATGCCGCCACAAGAACGGCAGTCTGCTGGATGTGGAGGTTCATGGCGCTCGAACGGATTTTGATGGCCGGCCCGCAATCCTCGGGGTGGCAATTGACATTACCGAACCCAAGCGGGTGGAGCGAGCGTTACGCGAAGCGGAGGAAAAATACCACGAGATATTCGACAACGCAGTGGTGGGAATTTTCCAGACGACGCCGGACGGACACTACATAAGCGCCAACTATGCGCTCGCGACCATGTATGGCTATACCTCTCCGGAAGAACTCATGTCCATCGTCCAGGACATCGAGCACCAGGAATATGTCGATCCGAGGCGGCGACGCCAATTGATGCAACTGCTGGAACGAGATGGTATCGTTCGGGATTTTGCGTTTGAGATCTACCGGAAAGACGGCAGTCACGGCTGGGTTTCAGAGAATTCGCGGGCCGTGCGCGATGCCAGCGGCAACATCCTGTACTACGAGGGAACACAGGAAGACATTACCGATCGCAAACTTCTGGAGCGGCAGTTACTGGCATCGCAAAAACTGGAAGCCACCGGACTCCTGGCCGGTGGGATTGCTCACGACTTCAATAACATCCTGAACATCGTCATGGGATACGCGCAGTTGCTGCTTGATCCGGATGCGTCGCCGGCACTCGCCCACAAAGGCCTGACGAACATTCTTGAAACGAGCAAGCGGGGCGCGGCACTCACACAACAACTGCTTGCTTTTGGCCGCAAGCAAACGCTGCAGCTGCGGGCGATCGACTTAACCAGAACGTTATCCGAGGTCCATGAAATTCTTGGCCGTGTGATGGGCGAAGATATCAAGATCGTCACCGAGGCTCACCTGCCAGGCGCGGCGATCATGGCCGATCTGAATCAAATTGAACGCATGCTCATCAATCTCGCGATCAACGCTCGAGAGGCAATGCCCGAGGGCGGCCGCTTTGTGATGCAGATCGACAAAGCGAACGGAGAGGAAATCCAGCTACGTTCCGAATCGGGCGACCCACAACGAGACTACGTTCACCTCACCGTCAGCGATACCGGCTGCGGGATGGACGCAGAGACTCTCAACCATATCTTCCAGCCCTTCTTTACAACCAAACCTCGCGGAAAGGGCACTGGATTGGGTCTGGCGCAAGTGTATGGCATCGTCATGCAGTGCAATGGCAGCATTTCCGCCACCAGCCAGCTCGGCCAAGGGACAGCCTTCCACATTTATTTCCCAATGGTGGACGCAGTCCCTGAAGCAAGGCAACGCGAAACAGTTATTCCCGCCGTCGACGGAAGCGGCACGATTTTGCTGGTGGAAGACGAGAATCTGCTACGAGAATTGATTCGAATCTATTTGGAGAATTCCGGCTTTCACGTGCTGGAGGCCGATACTCCCGCCCACGCTCTGGAAGTTGCAGGAACATACGGGAAGCCAATCGACCTGCTGGTGACGGATGTCATCATGCCGGGTATGAACGGGCGACAACTTGCCGAGGCGATGATGGCGACCCATCCCGCTCTCAAAGTCGTCTACATGTCAGGATACAGCGACGACAAGCTAGCCCTGGCGGGCATCCGCGACAGCGAAACCACGCTTGTGCAGAAACCTTTTGCTCTGGAAGAACTGGCAAGCAAGATTCGTCAAAAAGTGGCCGAAGTCCCAGGGTGGGACACAGATTTCAATTCAAAGTCCGCTTAG